A DNA window from Polynucleobacter sp. AP-Titi-500A-B4 contains the following coding sequences:
- the gyrB gene encoding DNA topoisomerase (ATP-hydrolyzing) subunit B, translating to MTEEKKVVEQYGAASIQILEGLEAVRKRPGMYIGDTSDGTGLHHLVFEVLDNSIDEALAGYCSEITVVIQTDNSISIVDNGRGVPTGIKYDDKHEPKRSAAEIVMTELHAGGKFDQNSYKVSGGLHGVGVSCVNALSKWLKLTIRRDGKTHYMEFARGVIQNRNIQEENGVATSPITVTGDTELSGTEVHFLADEEIFGNVEFHYEILVKRIRELSFLNNGVHIKLIDQRTGQEEDFAFSGGVKGFVEYINQTKNVLHPNIFYAEGVRPSDLGGQITAEVSMQWNDSFSEQVLCFTNNIPQRDGGTHLTGLRAAMTRVINKYIDENEVAKKAKVEISGDDMREGLACVLSVKVPEPKFSSQTKDKLVSSEVRGPVEEIVAEALSAYLQERPADAKILCGKIVDAARAREAARKARDMTRRKGALDGLGLPGKLADCQEKDPAKSELFIVEGDSAGGSAKQGRDRRFQAILPLKGKILNVEKARFDKMLASQEVVTLITVLGTGIGIEEYKADKLRYHRIIIMTDADVDGSHIRTLLLTFFYRQMPELIERGHIYIAQPPLYKVKFGKSEQYIKDDTELNQLLLKIALETASLQIPNGELIEGESLNELAKHYQVIQSIVDRLSRTIDEDALRAIASGTQLNLDTEKSANESADRLRQALADSLNPLALPPEIIVQKEDRTERFRLLLSRRIHGNLKLSTINSDFVHGDDYQSLANAAAVLSGKVLPGTKVRRGDPDKNQKEQTINDFRGAFSWLLSEAERVLSRQRYKGLGEMNPSQLWETTMDANSRTLLQVKIEDAIAADQVFTTLMGDEVEPRRAFIEKNALIARNLDV from the coding sequence ATGACTGAAGAAAAAAAAGTAGTAGAGCAATACGGCGCTGCATCGATTCAAATATTAGAGGGTCTAGAAGCTGTTCGTAAACGTCCTGGTATGTACATCGGAGACACCTCTGATGGAACGGGCCTGCACCACCTTGTATTTGAAGTTTTAGATAACTCCATCGACGAAGCTTTAGCGGGCTATTGCTCAGAGATCACGGTTGTTATCCAGACTGATAACTCTATTTCAATTGTTGACAATGGTCGTGGTGTCCCAACAGGCATCAAGTACGACGACAAACATGAACCAAAGAGAAGTGCAGCTGAGATTGTGATGACCGAGCTGCATGCTGGTGGTAAGTTCGACCAAAACAGCTATAAAGTTTCTGGCGGCCTCCATGGTGTAGGTGTAAGTTGTGTAAATGCCCTATCCAAGTGGTTAAAACTCACAATCCGTCGCGACGGCAAGACTCACTATATGGAGTTTGCGCGTGGCGTGATACAAAATCGTAATATTCAAGAAGAAAATGGTGTAGCCACCTCCCCAATTACAGTTACTGGCGATACCGAGCTCTCTGGCACGGAAGTCCACTTTTTAGCGGATGAAGAAATTTTTGGGAACGTGGAGTTCCATTACGAAATTCTCGTAAAACGCATTCGTGAACTTTCGTTTTTAAATAACGGCGTACATATCAAGTTAATTGATCAACGTACCGGTCAAGAGGAGGACTTTGCTTTCTCTGGCGGTGTTAAGGGTTTTGTTGAATACATCAATCAAACCAAAAATGTTTTGCACCCAAATATTTTTTATGCCGAAGGCGTTCGTCCATCAGACCTGGGTGGTCAAATTACTGCCGAAGTATCCATGCAATGGAATGACAGCTTCAGCGAGCAGGTGCTTTGTTTTACGAACAACATTCCACAGCGAGATGGCGGTACCCATCTAACTGGTTTGCGTGCAGCAATGACACGCGTCATCAACAAATATATTGATGAAAATGAAGTTGCTAAAAAAGCAAAGGTAGAAATTTCTGGCGATGACATGCGCGAAGGCTTGGCCTGCGTCTTGTCGGTAAAAGTTCCTGAGCCAAAATTCTCTAGTCAAACCAAAGATAAGTTGGTTTCAAGTGAGGTTCGTGGCCCAGTCGAAGAGATTGTTGCCGAAGCCTTGAGCGCCTACCTTCAAGAGCGACCAGCAGACGCAAAAATTCTTTGCGGAAAAATTGTTGATGCTGCCCGTGCCCGCGAAGCGGCTCGTAAGGCTCGCGACATGACAAGGCGCAAGGGCGCTTTAGATGGGTTAGGTTTACCAGGCAAGCTGGCAGACTGCCAAGAAAAAGACCCAGCCAAATCAGAATTGTTTATTGTTGAGGGCGACTCCGCTGGAGGCTCTGCCAAGCAGGGCCGTGATCGACGCTTCCAGGCCATTCTTCCTTTAAAAGGAAAAATTCTGAACGTTGAAAAGGCGCGCTTTGACAAAATGTTGGCCAGCCAAGAGGTTGTCACCCTCATCACCGTCTTGGGCACTGGCATTGGCATTGAAGAATATAAAGCTGACAAGCTTCGTTATCACCGCATCATCATCATGACCGACGCGGACGTGGATGGAAGTCACATCCGCACCCTGCTGCTAACTTTCTTCTATAGACAGATGCCAGAGTTAATTGAGCGCGGCCATATTTATATTGCTCAACCACCACTCTACAAGGTGAAGTTTGGTAAGAGCGAGCAATACATTAAAGACGATACAGAGCTCAACCAGCTTTTATTAAAGATTGCGCTAGAAACCGCTTCTCTTCAAATTCCAAACGGAGAGTTAATTGAAGGCGAGTCCTTAAACGAGCTTGCCAAACACTACCAAGTAATTCAATCCATTGTTGATCGCTTATCCCGCACAATTGATGAAGATGCCTTACGCGCCATTGCTTCTGGCACTCAGTTGAATCTGGATACAGAGAAGTCGGCGAACGAATCTGCTGATCGATTAAGACAGGCCTTGGCAGATTCTTTAAATCCACTGGCGTTGCCTCCGGAAATCATTGTGCAAAAGGAAGATCGCACTGAGCGCTTCCGCTTGTTGTTGTCACGCCGCATCCATGGCAACCTAAAGCTCTCAACCATTAACTCTGATTTTGTGCATGGCGATGACTATCAAAGCCTTGCTAATGCAGCAGCAGTTTTGTCTGGAAAAGTTTTGCCTGGGACCAAGGTTCGTCGCGGCGATCCTGATAAAAACCAAAAAGAACAGACCATTAATGACTTTAGGGGCGCATTCTCCTGGTTGTTGTCTGAAGCTGAGCGCGTATTAAGCCGTCAGCGATACAAGGGTCTGGGCGAGATGAACCCATCTCAGTTGTGGGAAACCACAATGGATGCAAATTCACGCACACTCTTGCAGGTCAAAATTGAAGACGCAATTGCTGCAGACCAGGTCTTTACAACCTTAATGGGTGATGAGGTTGAGCCTCGTCGAGCATTTATTGAAAAGAACGCACTCATTGCTCGCAACCTAGACGTTTAA
- a CDS encoding ABC transporter ATP-binding protein, giving the protein MSTMALEVKNLESWYGESHILHGVNFAVRDGEVVTLLGRNGAGRSTILKTILGLTSKRTGSIEVYGTETIAMPTYKIARLGVGFCPEERGIFASLSAEENLLLLPEIAPGGMDLDEIYEMFPNLYERRNSPGTRLSGGEQQMLAMARILRTGAKLLLLDEITEGLAPVIVQKLGEVVTSLRNKGFTIVLVEQNFRFAAPLADRHYVVEHGNVVEVVQQSELAEKATLLNEYLGV; this is encoded by the coding sequence ATGAGCACCATGGCGCTAGAGGTTAAAAATTTAGAGTCTTGGTATGGAGAGTCCCACATACTGCATGGGGTGAACTTTGCTGTTCGTGATGGCGAGGTTGTTACCTTGTTGGGCAGAAATGGCGCAGGACGTAGCACCATTCTGAAAACGATTTTAGGTTTAACTAGCAAAAGAACGGGCTCGATTGAGGTTTATGGGACCGAAACCATTGCAATGCCAACCTACAAAATTGCTCGTTTGGGCGTAGGTTTTTGTCCCGAAGAGCGCGGCATTTTTGCAAGCCTAAGCGCCGAAGAAAACTTATTGTTGTTACCAGAGATTGCTCCCGGCGGCATGGATTTGGATGAGATCTACGAGATGTTCCCAAATCTTTATGAAAGACGAAACAGCCCTGGGACTCGTTTATCAGGCGGAGAGCAGCAAATGTTGGCTATGGCCCGCATTCTGAGGACGGGTGCAAAGCTGTTGTTGTTGGATGAGATCACCGAAGGCTTGGCACCGGTGATTGTGCAAAAACTGGGAGAAGTGGTTACGAGTTTGCGCAACAAAGGGTTCACGATTGTCTTGGTAGAGCAAAACTTTCGTTTTGCTGCCCCACTAGCCGATCGGCATTATGTTGTTGAGCACGGAAACGTTGTTGAAGTGGTGCAGCAAAGTGAGTTAGCTGAAAAAGCAACGCTTTTAAATGAGTATCTTGGTGTTTAG
- a CDS encoding SET domain-containing protein encodes MASKKSKPPKVDRSSIVVKSSPIHGKGVFVAKPIKKGQAIIEYKGERISWKLAQKRHPHDPKDPNHTFYFSLDDGRVIDAKYGGNAARWINHSCKPICETREDAFDGEPRVFIYAKRNLKVGEELFYDYSLDIEGRITKQMKKDYECRCGAKKCRGTMLAPKEK; translated from the coding sequence ATGGCATCCAAAAAATCAAAACCACCAAAGGTGGATCGATCCTCCATTGTTGTTAAGTCTTCGCCGATTCACGGCAAAGGCGTATTTGTTGCCAAGCCAATTAAAAAAGGCCAAGCTATTATTGAATATAAGGGTGAGCGCATTAGCTGGAAGTTGGCGCAGAAACGTCATCCCCATGACCCAAAAGACCCAAACCACACCTTTTATTTTTCCTTAGATGATGGTCGAGTCATTGATGCCAAATATGGCGGCAATGCTGCGCGCTGGATCAACCATTCATGCAAGCCAATTTGCGAAACCCGTGAAGATGCGTTTGATGGTGAGCCCCGTGTTTTTATTTATGCCAAGCGCAATCTCAAGGTTGGAGAGGAGTTGTTTTATGACTACTCACTCGATATTGAGGGGCGGATTACCAAGCAGATGAAAAAAGATTATGAATGTCGTTGTGGCGCTAAAAAATGCCGCGGCACAATGCTTGCGCCCAAAGAAAAATAA
- a CDS encoding ABC transporter ATP-binding protein, which yields MSLQEKILKTIGLGKSFKGFSAVSDVNLDVTRGAIHALIGPNGAGKTTCFNLLTKFLEPSSGQILFNGIDITNEAPAQIARRGVIRSFQISAVFPHLTVLENVRVALQRGLGTEFHFWKSGDSLSVLNERALELLHEVGLESFANEDTMNLAYGRKRALEIATTLAMEPELMLLDEPTQGMGHEDVERVTELIDRVAKGRTILMVEHNMKVVSSIADRITVLQRGSVLAEGSYNEVSNNPLVVEAYMGSHGGDNL from the coding sequence ATTAGTTTGCAAGAAAAAATCTTAAAAACAATTGGACTTGGAAAATCTTTTAAAGGGTTTTCAGCGGTAAGTGACGTCAACTTAGATGTCACTCGGGGCGCCATTCACGCCCTAATTGGCCCGAATGGCGCCGGCAAAACAACCTGCTTTAATTTATTAACAAAATTTCTTGAGCCAAGCAGTGGCCAAATTTTGTTTAATGGCATTGATATTACCAATGAGGCGCCAGCCCAAATCGCTCGACGTGGGGTTATTCGCTCTTTTCAGATTTCTGCAGTTTTTCCACATTTGACCGTCTTGGAGAATGTTCGTGTTGCACTGCAACGAGGATTGGGCACCGAGTTTCACTTCTGGAAGTCTGGAGACTCCTTAAGCGTTCTCAATGAGCGAGCTTTGGAGCTTTTGCATGAAGTGGGGCTAGAAAGCTTCGCCAATGAAGACACGATGAATTTAGCCTATGGCAGGAAAAGGGCCCTGGAAATCGCCACCACATTGGCGATGGAGCCAGAGTTGATGCTCTTGGACGAGCCCACTCAAGGCATGGGACATGAAGATGTGGAGCGGGTTACGGAGCTAATTGATCGAGTTGCTAAGGGGCGCACCATTTTGATGGTTGAGCACAATATGAAGGTGGTTTCTTCTATCGCAGATCGTATTACGGTGTTGCAGCGTGGTTCAGTATTGGCCGAAGGATCTTATAACGAGGTTTCCAACAACCCATTAGTGGTTGAGGCTTATATGGGCAGTCATGGGGGAGACAACCTATGA
- a CDS encoding ABC transporter substrate-binding protein: MKLKQITASLVAATMFASNPVFAQAGKVSNDTIKIGVLTDLSSTYSDLAGPGAVIAAKMAVADFSKDGTVLGKKIEILSADHQNKADIAANKAREWYDKDGVDVIVELVSTNVALAVMEVAEQKNKITLVSGAASLPITNEKCTANNVHWTYDTYALSNGTGKAVVKQGKKNWYFITADYAFGAALEKDATNVVTANGGKVLGTSKHPFPNSDFSSYLLKAQASGADVVALANAGQDTINSVKQASEFGINKKQTVVPLLMFISDVHSLGLNAAQGMYLTEGFYWDKDDKTRAFSKRFILQHKRMPTMVQAGVYSSVLAYLSAVQKAGTDDTQAVMKALKSTNIDDGLFKGKIRADGKFEHDMYLLEVKKPSESTSPWDYYHVRAVIPAAEATQPLSLSRCKLVTNK, from the coding sequence ATGAAGTTAAAGCAAATAACCGCAAGTCTGGTTGCCGCGACGATGTTCGCGTCAAACCCAGTGTTTGCACAAGCAGGAAAAGTAAGCAATGACACAATTAAAATTGGCGTGTTAACCGATTTATCTTCGACCTACTCTGATCTGGCTGGTCCGGGTGCAGTGATCGCTGCCAAGATGGCGGTTGCCGACTTTTCTAAAGATGGCACAGTGCTTGGCAAGAAGATTGAGATTTTAAGTGCCGATCATCAAAACAAGGCCGACATTGCCGCCAACAAAGCGCGTGAATGGTACGACAAAGATGGCGTCGACGTGATTGTTGAGTTGGTTTCTACCAACGTTGCTTTGGCTGTGATGGAAGTGGCCGAACAAAAGAACAAGATCACCTTAGTTTCTGGCGCAGCCTCACTGCCAATTACCAATGAAAAATGTACAGCGAATAACGTGCATTGGACTTACGACACTTATGCGCTTTCAAACGGCACTGGCAAGGCAGTTGTAAAGCAGGGTAAAAAGAATTGGTACTTCATTACCGCTGACTATGCTTTTGGCGCTGCATTAGAAAAAGATGCTACCAACGTTGTTACTGCAAACGGCGGTAAGGTATTGGGCACTAGCAAGCACCCATTCCCGAACAGCGACTTTTCTTCATACCTCTTGAAGGCTCAGGCTAGCGGTGCAGACGTTGTTGCTCTTGCAAATGCTGGTCAAGACACCATTAACAGTGTGAAGCAGGCCTCAGAGTTTGGCATTAACAAAAAGCAAACCGTTGTTCCACTATTGATGTTTATCTCAGATGTTCATTCTTTGGGTTTGAATGCTGCCCAAGGCATGTACCTCACAGAGGGCTTCTATTGGGACAAGGATGATAAGACCCGTGCATTTTCTAAACGCTTCATCCTGCAACACAAGCGCATGCCAACTATGGTTCAGGCGGGCGTTTACTCATCTGTTCTTGCTTACTTAAGCGCAGTCCAAAAAGCAGGCACCGATGATACCCAAGCAGTTATGAAGGCGTTGAAATCGACCAATATTGATGACGGCCTATTTAAGGGCAAGATTCGTGCTGATGGTAAGTTCGAACATGACATGTACTTGCTAGAGGTGAAAAAGCCGTCTGAATCAACTAGCCCATGGGATTATTACCATGTTCGTGCAGTGATTCCTGCTGCTGAAGCAACCCAACCACTTTCATTGTCACGATGCAAGCTGGTTACTAACAAGTAA
- the dnaN gene encoding DNA polymerase III subunit beta, whose product MQLVNTSRDNLLKPLQVVSGIVERRHTLPILANLLFKKSGEKVSFVSTDIEIQITTNANFGVGSEDVTTTVAARKLLDILRALPEGPVSLNLKDNRMVVQSGKSRFSLQTLSATEFPVMQSVGEVTAAWKMSQKSFKQLISQVHFSMAQQDIRYYLNGMLLVVEGKEVVAVATDGHRLAFSQVELAEAPSGSGQRQEIIIPRKTILECQHLLEDSDEPLEISLTANQVKFAFGDIELISKLVEGKFPDFQRVIPKGHKNSLTVGRDVLQAALQRAAILTTDKFKGVRFSLSPNRITVQSTNAEQEEAQEEIETEYSGDAVEIGFNVSYLLDVLANLKNEKIQISLGDANSSAVITLPGSESFKYVVMPMRI is encoded by the coding sequence ATGCAACTTGTTAACACCTCTCGCGATAACTTATTAAAGCCACTTCAAGTGGTGAGTGGGATTGTTGAACGCAGGCATACACTTCCAATTTTGGCCAACCTCTTGTTTAAAAAGAGTGGTGAGAAGGTGTCGTTTGTCTCTACCGACATTGAGATTCAAATTACAACCAATGCAAACTTTGGTGTTGGCTCTGAAGATGTCACTACAACCGTTGCAGCAAGAAAGTTATTGGATATCCTGCGCGCTTTACCAGAAGGCCCTGTGTCTTTGAATCTTAAAGATAATCGTATGGTTGTTCAAAGTGGCAAAAGCCGTTTTTCTCTACAAACTTTATCTGCAACTGAGTTTCCAGTGATGCAAAGTGTTGGTGAGGTTACTGCCGCATGGAAGATGTCACAAAAAAGCTTTAAACAATTAATTAGTCAAGTTCACTTCTCGATGGCTCAGCAAGATATTCGTTACTACTTGAATGGAATGTTGCTGGTGGTTGAGGGAAAAGAGGTTGTTGCAGTTGCAACTGATGGACATCGCTTAGCGTTTTCTCAAGTTGAGCTTGCCGAAGCCCCCTCTGGTTCTGGGCAGAGACAAGAAATTATTATTCCGCGCAAAACCATCCTTGAGTGCCAACATTTGCTTGAGGACTCGGACGAGCCGTTAGAAATTAGCTTGACCGCAAACCAGGTGAAGTTTGCTTTTGGTGATATTGAGTTGATCTCGAAGTTGGTTGAAGGGAAATTTCCGGACTTCCAACGAGTGATTCCAAAAGGGCATAAAAATTCCTTAACAGTTGGACGCGATGTTTTGCAAGCCGCATTGCAACGCGCTGCAATTTTGACGACCGATAAATTTAAGGGCGTTCGTTTCTCTTTATCTCCAAATCGGATTACCGTTCAATCAACTAACGCCGAGCAAGAAGAGGCGCAGGAAGAAATTGAAACCGAGTACAGCGGAGACGCTGTTGAAATTGGTTTTAATGTGAGTTATCTACTGGATGTATTGGCAAACCTGAAAAATGAAAAAATTCAAATTAGTTTGGGTGATGCAAACAGCAGTGCTGTGATTACATTACCTGGCTCTGAAAGCTTTAAATACGTTGTAATGCCAATGCGCATCTAA
- a CDS encoding DUF3717 domain-containing protein, which yields MLYVTIQELEAAINYWRNQSPAEGDELRLCVEASALAKPYALMIVQSSQRMPLDVLDESARAAIQKFIKITQNT from the coding sequence ATGTTGTATGTAACGATTCAAGAGCTTGAGGCCGCTATTAACTACTGGCGTAACCAATCTCCAGCCGAGGGAGATGAGTTGCGCTTATGTGTCGAGGCATCGGCGCTTGCTAAACCATATGCGCTGATGATCGTTCAAAGCTCTCAACGCATGCCTTTGGATGTGCTGGACGAGTCAGCTCGAGCAGCCATTCAAAAATTTATCAAAATCACACAAAACACTTAA